In the genome of Conger conger chromosome 8, fConCon1.1, whole genome shotgun sequence, one region contains:
- the tbc1d19 gene encoding TBC1 domain family member 19, producing the protein MMDEGSELSVTIAQVVQRLKGTHLHSQLEKQAKECLHRPEIKLECLKEDVRNFLKKSGWERKLQNAVYRELHVLPPPNHLAVPPQHMKEPLAYMRKAQASWENRILKSLNSMCTELGVPLAHKRSAQEQKELINKWNEMGTDEPDLKHFRPVYAPKDFLEVLIGLRNPNHDCSDRAGSRCHWGLIQVPLNVRGIQEMREAFPELGLMAGQLGVDDHTLVPPDLFETEHVRIGKRVVSEQDCAAAQQYSRQGCPTGLRADLWALILNSTNEPEDVMHYEQLKSAVIIHDLLVDNLIYKDVKLTASNDDYYFVFEDYLYQVLLCFSRDTAVLEHFSYNSATPPKSYIREKLGKEDYAVVYPPNGVIPFHGFSMYVAPFCFLYNEPSRLYRVFREMYMRYFFRLHSISSSPSGIVSLCLQFEKLLQTHLPQLFYHLREVGAQPLRIAFKWMVRAFSGYLSTDQLLLLWDRILGYDSLEIVAVLAAAVFAFRAGNLMEVMSLAAAEAVLADLSTLKVMPLLQIFLFATAT; encoded by the exons ATGATGGACGAAGGATCAGAACTCTCAGTGACAATAGCCCAGGTCGTCCAACGTTTGAAAGGAACCCATTTACATTCACAGCTGGAGAAACAGGCCAAA GAGTGCTTGCACAGGCCAGAGATTAAGCTTGAATGTCTCAAAGAAGATGTTCGTAATTTCTTAAAGAAATCAG GTTGGGAGAGGAAACTGCAGAATGCGGTATATCGGGAGTtacatgt ACTACCCCCGCCCAACCATTTGGCGGTGCCCCCCCAGCACATGAAGGAGCCACTGGCATACATGCGCAAAGCTCAG GCCAGCTGGGAAAATCGGATCCTTAAAAGCTTGAACAGCATGTGCACGGAACTCGGCGTCCCTTTGGCCCACAAG AGATCTGCCCAGGAACAGAAGGAGCTTATCAACAAATGGAATGAGATGGGGACAGATGAACCAG ATCTGAAGCATTTCAGGCCCGTGTATGCCCCTAAAGACTTCCTAGAG GTTCTGATTGGCCTGCGGAACCCGAATCACGACTGCAGCGACCGAGCCGGCTCCCGCTGCCACTGGGGACTGATTCAGGTGCCGCTCAACGTCAGAGGCATCCAGGAGATG agAGAAGCTTTCCCAGAACTGGGCTTGATGGCTGGTCAGCTGGGGGTTGATGATCACACTCTTGTTCCCCCAG aTTTGTTTGAAACTGAACACGTTCGCATTGGAAAAAGAG tggtgAGTGAGCAGGACTGTGCAGCCGCACAGCAGTACAGTCGGCAGGGCTGTCCTACAGGACTGCGAGCTGATCTTTGGGCCCTGATCCTAAACTCAACCAATGAACCGGAG GATGTGATGCATTACGAACAGCTGAAATCTGCAGTGATTATTCATGACCTTCTGGTGGACAACTTAATCTACAAG GATGTGAAGCTCACAGCCAGCAATGACGACTACTACTTTGTGTTTGAAGACTACTTGTATCAG GTCCTGCTGTGCTTTTCACGGGACACTGCGGTGCTGGAGCACTTCAGCTACAACAGTGCCACCCCTCCCAAATCTTATATCCGAG AAAAGCTGGGGAAAGAAGACTATGCTGTAGTTTATCCTCCAAATG gTGTCATACCTTTTCATGGCTTTTCAATGTATG TGGCCCCTTTCTGCTTCCTGTACAATGAGCCGTCCAGACTGTACAGGGTCTTCAGAGAGATGTACATGCGCTACTTCTTCAGGCTTCACTCCATCTCCTCATCACCCTCA gGGATTGTGTCGCTCTGTCTGCAGTTTGAGAAGTTGCTGCAGACACACCTTCCTCAGCTCTTCTACCACCTGCGTGAAGTCGGAGCTCAGCC GTTGCGTATTGCCTTTAAGTGGATGGTGCGGGCCTTTTCTGGCTACCTCTCCACCGATCAGCTCCTGCTGCTGTGGGACAGGATTCTGGGATACGACTCTCTGGAGATAGTGGCAG TCCTGGCGGCGGCTGTTTTTGCTTTCCGGGCGGGGAACCTGATGGAGGTGATGTCACTGGCTGCAgctgag gCGGTCCTCGCTGACCTTTCAACCCTGAAGGTCATGCCTCTGCTCCAGATCTTCCTGTTCGCCACGGCCACCTGA